CCTCCCACAACACCACGGATGGCCTGGCTGCCGTGAACATCTCCACCATCCTGCAGACCATACAGGTATGGGAACATCTCTACCATCCTGCAGACCATACAGGTATGGGAACATCTCTACCATCCTGCAGACCATACAGGTATGGGAACATCTCTACCATCCTGCAGACCATACAGGTATGGGAACATCTCTACCATCCTGCAGACCATACAGGTATGGGAACATCTCCACCATCCTGCAGACCATACAGGTATGGGAACATCTCTACCATCCTGCAGACCATACAGGTATGGGAACATCTCTACCATCCTGCAGACCATACAGGTATGGGAACATCTCTACCATCCTGCAGACCATACAGGTATGGGAACATCTCTACCATCCTGCAGACCATACAGGTATGGGAACATCTCTACCATCCTGCAGACCATACAGGTATGGGAACATCTCCACCATCCTGCAGACCATACAGGTATGGGAACATCTCTACCATCCTGCAGACCATACAGGTATGGGAACATCTCTACCATCCTGCAGACCATACAGGTATGGGAACATCTCTACCATCCTGCAGACCATACAGGTATGGGAACATCTCTACCATCCTGCAGACCATACAGGTATGGGAGCAGCTGTGCGTGTCATTTACTGTCCCTAGCGAAGGTAATCCAATTCACTGGATTTAATGTAGGGAAAAGGCCACAAATATATCTTCAAAAGAAAAGGAAGTTCGTGGTTGTCTGCTGCAGGAGagcgtggaggaggtggtgccCATGTCGGGCTCCTCCGGCGGGGTGAACGCCCTGGGCCTGGTGGTGTTCTCCATGTGCTTCGGCCTGGTCATCGGGAGCATGAAACAGCAGGGCCAGGCGCTGAGAGACTTCTTTGACGGCCTCAACGAAGCCATCATGAGGCTGGTTGCCATCATCATCTGGTGGGTTTCCTCCTCCGTCACGTGACCACCAGCCGGGGGTGGTCACGTGACCACCAGCCAGGAGTGGGGTTCCAGGGCTCTTGTCTGCCTTGAGGTGGATGTGAAGGTGTTTGCCCATCAACTAAacactctcccccacctcatctctcccctcacccccacctccatctcttctctcaccccaccaccctccaccttcccccctcccccaggtacgCCCCTGTAGGCATCCTGTTCCTCATAGCGGGGAAGATCGTGGAGATGAAGGACCTAGCGGAGATGGGGGGTCAGCTGGGGATGTACACGGTGACGGTCATCGCGGGACTGCTCATCCACGGCCTGCTCATCCTGCCCCTGCTCTACTTCCTAGTCACCAGGAAGAACCCCTTCACCTTCATAGGAGGCCTCCTGCAGGCCCTCATCACCGCCCTCGGCAcctcctccaggtgtgtgtgagggagtgtgcggGCGAGTAGCTGACACAGATCACGACCATGCGCTTGCGTGTGTTTGTAGTAGCCTGTGTATGAACAGTTTTTACACAGACGGAACTTTGTAAAGGGAGAGCTTAAACATCCATCTCCCAATATTcatgccccctccacccctgcccctccacccctgccctccgcccctccacccctgcccctccacccctgcccctccacccctgccctccgcccctccacccctgcccctccacccctgcccctccacccctaccctccacccctgccctccgcccctccacccctaccctccacccctgccctccacccctgTCCTCCAGCTCCGCCACCCTGCCCATCACCTTCCGCTGCCTGGAGGAGAACAACAAGGTGGACAAACGCGTGACCCGCTTCGTGCTGCCCGTGGGCGCCACCATCAACATGGACGGCACGGCCCTGTACGAGGCGGTGGCGGCCATCTTCATCGCCCAGGTCAACGACATGGACCTCAACTTTGGCCAGATCCTCACCATCAGGTAAGGGGCTGAGGCCTGTTCCGTAAAGCCAGTTTACCGACTAAGCCAGGCTTATGCCAGGGAAAGTAACTGACACGAGCCTGGCTTAGTCcataaactcgctttatggaacggGCCCCTGGTCATTGAAGGAGATCTTTAGATACTCTACAAGTCTATTAACTTGTGTTCAACCTCACAAAGTAACTGAGAACTTCAAAGGAGGAGGAACTATAGACCTGTCAGGGTCGATCCTGTGCTCTTTAAAAAACAGCACTGTGCAGTAACTAccatgtctgtgtctctgcacTCTTATCTGgatctgtgtttatgtgtgtgagaatgcaTGTACGTGCGTAAGtgcattaaatgtgtgtgtttgtgtgttgtgtatgtctgtacgtgtgtgtgtgtgtatgtctgtacgtgcgtgtgtgtatgtctgtacgtgcgtgtgtgtgtatgtctgtacgtgtgtgtgtgttagcctctTTATTAaatgtctctctcacctcccccctccccccctccagtatCACGGCAACCGCTGCCAGCATCGGAGCTGCAGGCATCCCTCAGGCTGGCCTGGTTACCATGGTGATCGTATTGACATCGGTGGGACTTCCTACTGAGGACATAACACTGATCATCGCCGTGGATTGGTTCCTGTGAGTCCCTTAAATGTCAGATAGAGGCGACAgaagatagaagagagagagagagagagaggagacagggagagagagggagacagggagagaaagtgaaagagagagagagagattaggtgTTGGTGGAAAGGTTGTTGATACATAATACATTGTTATGACCCAACTTTGGATCGTCTCAgtctagggagagagagaaggttctGGCAGCTGCAGTTCTGCATAGCATGCTCTTGTGTACCTCACAACTTCCACCACATCTACATATCTCTTCCTTCCTTTAAGggtttatttttctttctttctccctttctttctgtctcaggGATCGTCTGCGGACCACCACCAACGTCCTTGGCGACTCTCTGGGCGCGGGCATCGTGGAGCACCTCTCACGCCAGGAGCTGCAGCGGCAGGACGCAGAGACGGGCAACTCTGTCATCGAGGAGAACGAGAAGCCCTACCAGCTCATCTGCCAGGAGAACGACTCCCTCAAACACCACAACAGCGAGACCCCCATGTGATGGCCGGGCcggaccagacccagacctagacccagacccagacctagaccagacccagacccagacctagaccagacacagacacagacacagacccagacccagacccagacccagacccagacctagaccagacccagactagACTAGACTAGACTAGACTAGACTAGACTAGACCAGACCCAGCCCCAGACTAGACTAGACCAGATGAGGCTCAGTGATTCTTAACTAAAGATGTTATGTTCCGTATCTGTGAGAATGTTTTCATTGCCACGTCAGTTTAACAAAATTGACTCCCTTATGCTAACATTTTGGGAGACGAGTAAGATATAGTTTGGAAATATACAATTACAATTCTGACATGGGTGCAAAAAGGTTTTTGAGACATTCTTTTCAGCTAGTTTCTTATATTTCTTGATGTCCCAAATAGTTGTTGTTTGCTTCTATAGTACCCTGAGGATTCTGTAGATAGATGCTTGTCATTTTGTAAATCTACCTCTAAAGTCATAAACTATTACGATTCATTCCCTCCTATGTGCCAGCGTTTCAGACCAAACAAATCTCACGGATTAAGCACATATCAAGAATGTATTTGACAGAACATAGAGGTGCGTGAACTGCATCAACCGAATGTAAATAAACATGTTCATATTTTACACTTTTCTTTATTACGTATAGTAATAAAAGATTATATATCTAAAGTAACGTATTCAGTTCGTTTAAAACTTTTTGAGAAAACAAACCGGCTGTTTTATATTTTTTCTGGAAAGGAATGTTGACATCGTAGAACCATTCTTACTGAATTTTAATCCTGAAGTTAATTTGGATTATGGACTGGAGGGACTGAAacaatgtttgtttgttgtttctttCATTCATGTTTGATATTTTGGAGTTTCTTATGCCTCCCCCGATACATAGCGATTAGTTTAGTTTAGTTTAGTGATATGTTACGGTTGTAGACCTATGACAGAACTTGCTCTTATCTTACTGCAGGAGCAATAAGCTAAATTGCAGAAAAGGACAAATAACGTAATTATATGATCCCTGTACTCTTGTGAATTTATGTTGATAGCTGATTTTGTGTAAAATGAGACTGTGAAGTTTTTTGAAAATGTTATTATTTCTGATGTAATTGTTTATATTTTAAGCGCCACTATGTTTGATGTTTCAGTAAAGTTTTTAAATATTAGCTAGTGCACTTAAGTCTTTAAAATAGTGTGTGAAGTAGTTTTTGGTTTACTTAAGTTATTTGGGTTTCTAATGTTTCTCGTGAAATAGCTAGGATGTGTGTTGCTTGTGAGAACG
The sequence above is drawn from the Osmerus eperlanus chromosome 24, fOsmEpe2.1, whole genome shotgun sequence genome and encodes:
- the slc1a6 gene encoding excitatory amino acid transporter 4 isoform X1, with product MNEKPPNSTSLFLNEDSEKLPQADRGAVRRLRRTMEKRASSVKDRMTSVTWESVKGFLKRNLFVIFTIAAVALGVMLGFALRPQNLTLRDIKYFSFPGELLMRMLKMLVLPLIVSSLVTGISSLDSKASGKMGIRAVVYYMVTTLVAVFIGIVMVMIIRPGKGRRDRPVATSGSIEPVQAADAFLDLIRNMFPPNLVEACFKQYKTVYKKTITIRNVTQAVNQTEDSSHNTTDGLAAVNISTILQTIQESVEEVVPMSGSSGGVNALGLVVFSMCFGLVIGSMKQQGQALRDFFDGLNEAIMRLVAIIIWYAPVGILFLIAGKIVEMKDLAEMGGQLGMYTVTVIAGLLIHGLLILPLLYFLVTRKNPFTFIGGLLQALITALGTSSSSATLPITFRCLEENNKVDKRVTRFVLPVGATINMDGTALYEAVAAIFIAQVNDMDLNFGQILTISITATAASIGAAGIPQAGLVTMVIVLTSVGLPTEDITLIIAVDWFLDRLRTTTNVLGDSLGAGIVEHLSRQELQRQDAETGNSVIEENEKPYQLICQENDSLKHHNSETPM
- the slc1a6 gene encoding excitatory amino acid transporter 4 isoform X2, yielding MSGSSGGVNALGLVVFSMCFGLVIGSMKQQGQALRDFFDGLNEAIMRLVAIIIWYAPVGILFLIAGKIVEMKDLAEMGGQLGMYTVTVIAGLLIHGLLILPLLYFLVTRKNPFTFIGGLLQALITALGTSSSSATLPITFRCLEENNKVDKRVTRFVLPVGATINMDGTALYEAVAAIFIAQVNDMDLNFGQILTISITATAASIGAAGIPQAGLVTMVIVLTSVGLPTEDITLIIAVDWFLDRLRTTTNVLGDSLGAGIVEHLSRQELQRQDAETGNSVIEENEKPYQLICQENDSLKHHNSETPM